The Congregibacter litoralis KT71 genome contains a region encoding:
- a CDS encoding FeoA family protein produces the protein MTVSLWMLTRGQRGAIDSFDEALQDEYRIRLMELGFHPGETVSCLQAPALGAPKVYRVANTVFSLDDEVAGYVRVRPEDDA, from the coding sequence GTGACCGTATCTCTTTGGATGCTGACCCGGGGTCAGCGTGGCGCGATAGACAGCTTCGATGAAGCCCTACAGGATGAATACCGGATCCGTCTCATGGAGCTGGGGTTTCATCCCGGCGAAACCGTGAGCTGCCTTCAGGCACCGGCCCTCGGTGCACCCAAGGTATATCGGGTTGCCAACACCGTGTTTTCCCTCGATGACGAAGTCGCGGGTTACGTCCGCGTGCGGCCCGAAGACGATGCCTGA